The genomic region GGTTGCTCGACTGGCGGCGATCACGGGCACGAAGTGGACGTCCACCCTGATCCCGCTGTGCCACGCCATTCCTATCGAAGGAGTGGAGGTGGGATTCCAATGGCTTGACGAACCAGCTGCCCCATCCACCGAAGGCACGACGCCAACCTCGCTTTTGCGATGCACCGCCACGGTCAAGACGACCTACAAGACCGGCGTCGAGATGGAGGCGATGACGGCGGCCTCCGTTGCAGCCCTGACGATCTACGACATGCTGAAGTCGGTCGACCGGTCAATGGAAATTCGGCAAACGCGTTTGGAGCACAAGGATGGCGGCAAAAGCGGCCTGTTCCAGCGGTAGACGCTCGCCAGCATCAGCGAGTTGCGATTTTTGCAATCAGGGACAACATCCCGTCCGTTTGCCTAGCCCAGCTCAACGGGCTGGGCTTTACCCACATCTTTATCCCGAAGGGATTCAAGCGATTAGCCGGTGGTTTGAGCGCAGCGAACACCACCGGACACGGAGAAAACGTGGATGTTTCGACCCCGAAGGGTGTCGCAGCCCAACCACCGCTACGACACCCTTCGGGGTCGAAATCGTGTTGGTTCGTTCCAGTCCATGGGTGCGCTACGCGACCCATGGCGAATGGCTGTGACCGCTTCGCTGTAAAACGCGAGTTCGCCGAACTCGGTGGTTCATGAGATGTGGGTAAAGACAAGCCCGATGGGCTGGGCTAGGTAAATTGCTGGGTCTTTGGCCCGAAGACAATCGCAAAAGCGCAACTGTAAGACTTTGGCGTCGGGTTTCGATTGGCACGCTCATTATTTCAGAATGATTCCATCGACAGCCTGGAACTGCTTGGTGTTCCCTCTTTAACGCGTTGGGTTGCCGACGGGGCCACGGTAAACGACTCGGACACGCTTGACCGCTTGGCGGGCGTTCCGCGGGCTTGTGCCGAATCTGCGACCGGCTTTCGGATTGGCTGTCCAGCATCTAGAATCCGGGCTCGAAAATTACTTTCAAGACCAACAGAGGGACATATACGATGAGTGGTGACTGTGACTTTGGACTGATCGGCCTGGCCGTGATGGGCGAGAACTTGGCGTTAAACGTAGAAAGCCGGGGCTACAAGGTCGCTGTCTACAACCGTACGACGTCCAAGGTCGATGCGTTGATGGAAGGTCGCGCGAAGGGCAAGAACTTCGTTGGCACTCACACGATCGAAGAATTCGTGAAGTCCGTCAAACGACCTCGCAAGTTGATGATGCTGGTCAAAGCCGGTCCCGCCGTGGACGCCCTGATCGAGCAATTGTTGCCATTCTGTGAGCCTGGTGACATCATCATCGACGGCGGAAACGAGCAATATCAAAACACCGAGCGTCGTACCAAGCAGGTCGAAGCTGCTGGCTTGTTGTACGTCGGTTGCGGCGTCAGTGGTGGCGAAGAAGGAGCCCTGAAGGGTCCCAGCCTGATGCCCGGCGGAAGTGCCGCAGCATGGCCACACATCAAAGAAATGTTCCAGTCCATCGCCGCTAAGGTTGGCCCCAACAACGACATTCCATGTTGTGAGTGGCTCGGCAGCGGCGGTGCCGGTAACTACGTCAAGATGGTCCACAACGGCATCGAATACGGCGACATGCAGTTGATTTGCGAAGGCTATCAATTGCTGCATGAACTCGGTGGCTTGACCAACGACGAACTGTACGACGTGTTCGACGAGTGGAACCGTGGTGAACTGCAAAGCTACCTGATCGAAATCACTCGCGACATCTTCAGTGCCAAAGACGACCTAGAAGGCACCGATGGATTCCTCGTCGACAAGATCCTGGACGTCGCCGGAGCCAAGGGCACTGGTAAATGGATGAGCCAACTGGCACTCGACCTGGGCGTGCCCAGCACGTTGGTGACCACGGCCGTCTTCGCTCGTGGCCTGTCCGCTCAAAAGGAAGCTCGTGTCCGTGCGGCCAAAACGCTGAACGGTCCTTCGGATTCCTCTAACCCCGAAATGCAAGCGATCGCCAAGTCGTTGATCGGTGACCGCGAAGAATTCGTCGAAGCTGTCAAGCAAGCCTTGTACGCTTCGAAGATCGTGTCGTACGCCCAAGGCTTCGTGCAATTGCAAGCCGCGTCCGCCGAACACGGTTGGGGTCTCGACTACGGAGCCGCCGCGTTGCTGTGGCGAGGTGGTTGCATCATCCGTGCTCAATTCCTGGACCGCATCAAGGAAGCATTCGATGCCGATCCAGAGCTGGAAAACCTGTTGTTGACCAAGTACTTCGAAGACGCGGTCGAGAACGCTCAAGACAAATGGCGTAAGGTCGTTGCGATCGCTTCGATCAAGGGCATTCCAGTGCCAGCGTTCAGTGCCGCGTTGTGCTATTACGACGGTTACCGCATGGCCCGTTTGCCAGCCAACCTGTTGCAGGCTCAACGCGATTACTTCGGTGCTCACACTTACCAGCGAACCGATCGCGACGGCTCCTTCCACAGCGAGTGGTTGGACCTTCGCAAGACGCCCAAGGCGTAATTTTAAATAATGAGCTACTAGCCGTTTCGCTACTAGCTCTTGATTCCTCACTCGTTCCCAGGCTCCCGCCTGGGAACGTACTGTCTTGGAGGCTCCTGCCTCTAGGTTCTTGCAAAGAAAGCAGGAGCCTGGGAACCCGAGACACTCTTCAGCACCGCCGCGACCAAAATTCATGCCCGCAAAGCCCAAGTCAAAATCCAATCATCCGTCCGGCGGAAAGACCAAAGCGAGTAAATTGCGGATCATCGGCGGTTCGATGCGAGCTAGATCC from Neorhodopirellula lusitana harbors:
- the gnd gene encoding decarboxylating NADP(+)-dependent phosphogluconate dehydrogenase, whose translation is MSGDCDFGLIGLAVMGENLALNVESRGYKVAVYNRTTSKVDALMEGRAKGKNFVGTHTIEEFVKSVKRPRKLMMLVKAGPAVDALIEQLLPFCEPGDIIIDGGNEQYQNTERRTKQVEAAGLLYVGCGVSGGEEGALKGPSLMPGGSAAAWPHIKEMFQSIAAKVGPNNDIPCCEWLGSGGAGNYVKMVHNGIEYGDMQLICEGYQLLHELGGLTNDELYDVFDEWNRGELQSYLIEITRDIFSAKDDLEGTDGFLVDKILDVAGAKGTGKWMSQLALDLGVPSTLVTTAVFARGLSAQKEARVRAAKTLNGPSDSSNPEMQAIAKSLIGDREEFVEAVKQALYASKIVSYAQGFVQLQAASAEHGWGLDYGAAALLWRGGCIIRAQFLDRIKEAFDADPELENLLLTKYFEDAVENAQDKWRKVVAIASIKGIPVPAFSAALCYYDGYRMARLPANLLQAQRDYFGAHTYQRTDRDGSFHSEWLDLRKTPKA
- the moaC gene encoding cyclic pyranopterin monophosphate synthase MoaC; translated protein: MAMQRSTHFDESGQAQMVDVTAKSITARTATATAVVSMNAQAAQSIRQGDSRKGDVLAVARLAAITGTKWTSTLIPLCHAIPIEGVEVGFQWLDEPAAPSTEGTTPTSLLRCTATVKTTYKTGVEMEAMTAASVAALTIYDMLKSVDRSMEIRQTRLEHKDGGKSGLFQR